In the genome of Deltaproteobacteria bacterium HGW-Deltaproteobacteria-18, one region contains:
- a CDS encoding molybdopterin oxidoreductase, whose amino-acid sequence MQAKEFKVKWGMLVDLDKCTGCGACTVACRAENNLPPEADAANKLRTNDWMNIYELSNKKPFPDHEVAYLPRPCMQCGHPSCSTVCPVVATLKDEEGGIVSQVYPRCIGCRYCMAACPYHARYFNWFDPIWPEGMEKVLTPYASTRPRGVVEKCTFCHHRFMAAKEQARMNGEDPTELAEDAYIPACAEICPTGAIKFGNLKNPEHEVTKMAASKYAFRLLEKLGTDPQVYYYSKREWVRKLGDNYLKNEKGGEHV is encoded by the coding sequence ATGCAAGCAAAAGAATTCAAAGTAAAATGGGGCATGCTTGTCGACCTTGACAAGTGCACCGGGTGCGGTGCCTGCACCGTGGCCTGCCGGGCGGAAAACAACCTTCCCCCCGAGGCCGACGCAGCCAACAAGCTGCGCACCAACGACTGGATGAACATATACGAGCTGTCCAACAAGAAGCCCTTTCCGGATCATGAGGTCGCCTACCTGCCCAGGCCCTGCATGCAGTGCGGTCACCCGTCCTGCTCCACGGTCTGCCCGGTTGTGGCCACCCTGAAGGATGAGGAAGGCGGCATCGTCAGCCAAGTGTATCCCCGTTGTATCGGTTGCCGGTACTGCATGGCGGCTTGTCCTTACCATGCACGCTACTTCAACTGGTTCGATCCGATCTGGCCCGAGGGCATGGAAAAGGTTCTGACTCCTTATGCATCGACCCGCCCGCGCGGCGTCGTCGAAAAATGCACTTTCTGCCACCACCGTTTCATGGCTGCCAAGGAACAGGCTCGCATGAACGGTGAGGACCCGACGGAACTGGCTGAAGACGCCTACATCCCGGCGTGCGCCGAAATTTGTCCGACGGGTGCGATCAAATTCGGGAACCTGAAAAATCCTGAGCATGAAGTCACCAAGATGGCCGCGAGCAAATACGCGTTTCGCCTGCTGGAGAAACTCGGCACCGACCCGCAGGTTTATTACTACTCCAAGCGGGAGTGGGTCCGCAAACTCGGGGACAACTACCTGAAGAATGAGAAGGGGGGCGAACATGTCTGA
- a CDS encoding MFS transporter, translating into MIAKTGIGGAQGPEDGLRRTLLTLNVFAALKMTLFPMAIITLFWKDQIGLTLTEILTLQVFFSLASVIMEYPSGYVSDRLGYRWALIVACVFGIVGWGWYLFASTFWSVLVAELLLGVSYAFISGSDTALLFETLRAENRVDLYTRCDGRMVGWAQGGEAAGALFAGLMYAHWQLLPFVAQIGIWILALGLCQTLKEPKAETSGPVISHLAEALRVCRFAFRESSAIRATILNGMLLGLASFYMVWLIQPYMQDCQVPVTWFGPAWAGANLVVALAAANSHRVEGKIGVSGMQALFFALIVVAYLGLGITTAVWGFLFYYLLTAMRGLQGPLMRSRLQALSSRANRASILSLHSLAFRTGFVVTGPLVGLLADSHGLSTTFLLLAGFFALALPVVALNFLRHNRAHSLS; encoded by the coding sequence TTGATCGCAAAGACGGGGATCGGGGGCGCCCAGGGCCCTGAAGACGGTCTGCGGCGTACGCTGCTGACGCTCAATGTCTTCGCGGCGCTGAAGATGACCCTCTTTCCCATGGCCATCATTACCCTGTTCTGGAAGGACCAGATCGGCCTGACCCTGACCGAGATCCTGACCCTTCAGGTGTTTTTCTCGCTGGCCAGCGTGATCATGGAGTATCCGTCCGGATACGTCAGTGACCGATTGGGCTATCGCTGGGCACTCATTGTGGCCTGCGTTTTTGGCATTGTTGGCTGGGGCTGGTATCTGTTCGCATCCACCTTCTGGAGCGTGCTGGTCGCGGAGCTGCTGCTGGGCGTCTCCTACGCATTCATCAGCGGTTCGGACACGGCGCTGCTTTTCGAGACCTTGCGCGCCGAGAACAGGGTGGACCTCTACACCCGTTGCGACGGGCGCATGGTCGGTTGGGCTCAGGGGGGAGAGGCCGCGGGCGCGCTCTTTGCCGGGCTCATGTACGCGCATTGGCAGCTTTTGCCCTTCGTGGCCCAGATCGGGATCTGGATTCTGGCCCTGGGATTGTGCCAGACCCTTAAGGAACCCAAGGCGGAAACCAGCGGGCCGGTGATTTCGCATCTGGCTGAAGCGCTGCGCGTTTGCAGGTTCGCCTTTCGGGAAAGCTCGGCTATCCGGGCGACCATCCTGAACGGGATGCTTCTGGGGCTGGCCTCTTTCTACATGGTTTGGCTCATTCAGCCCTATATGCAGGACTGCCAGGTCCCTGTGACATGGTTCGGACCGGCCTGGGCAGGGGCGAATCTGGTTGTGGCCCTGGCTGCCGCGAACAGCCATCGGGTCGAAGGCAAGATCGGCGTTTCAGGCATGCAGGCGCTTTTCTTCGCGCTGATCGTCGTAGCGTATCTTGGACTTGGAATCACCACGGCCGTGTGGGGATTTTTGTTCTACTATCTGCTTACGGCCATGCGCGGACTGCAGGGTCCGCTCATGCGCTCGCGGTTGCAGGCCCTCAGCAGCCGGGCGAACCGGGCCAGCATCCTGTCTCTGCACAGCCTGGCCTTCCGTACCGGTTTCGTGGTCACGGGTCCGCTTGTGGGCCTGCTTGCCGACAGCCATGGCCTGTCCACGACCTTCCTTCTTCTGGCCGGATTTTTTGCGCTGGCACTTCCCGTGGTTGCGCTCAATTTTTTGCGCCATAACCGCGCGCATTCATTGAGTTGA
- a CDS encoding cytochrome C has translation MAKCKSCVVLPFLVGLVASIVLGWWGFPKVLYSQKTQPIRFDHVVHVEDQAMACEDCHAFRDDGSYAGMPTNANCVGCHEDVQGEDPDEARYVTEYVQQEKEVEWLGYQKQPDNVYFSHIAHKDLDCTSCHPDVANMSTPPVYYENRLSGYSKDTMKMWQCEECHAQSGASNACFVCHK, from the coding sequence GTGGCAAAATGCAAAAGCTGCGTGGTGTTGCCATTCCTGGTCGGTTTGGTGGCATCGATCGTGCTTGGTTGGTGGGGCTTTCCTAAAGTCCTGTACAGTCAGAAGACCCAACCCATCCGGTTCGATCACGTCGTGCATGTGGAAGATCAGGCCATGGCATGTGAAGATTGTCATGCGTTTCGGGATGATGGCTCCTATGCCGGCATGCCCACCAACGCGAACTGTGTCGGATGCCATGAGGATGTTCAGGGGGAAGATCCTGATGAAGCTCGCTACGTGACCGAGTATGTGCAGCAGGAAAAGGAAGTTGAATGGCTGGGTTATCAGAAACAGCCCGACAACGTGTACTTCTCTCACATCGCGCACAAGGATCTTGACTGCACATCGTGTCATCCGGACGTGGCCAACATGAGCACCCCGCCTGTCTACTATGAAAACAGGCTTTCGGGCTACAGCAAGGACACCATGAAGATGTGGCAATGCGAAGAGTGCCATGCCCAAAGTGGCGCCAGCAACGCCTGTTTTGTCTGCCACAAATAA
- a CDS encoding molybdopterin oxidoreductase, whose product MGLDRRSFISLVAGGVAGSLFTPVIWKTLDDVSIWTQNWSWIPRLQYGEELTVPALCKLGSDAYGVKVKTVAGRPVAAEGNPDHPLSLGGICPLGAASVHLLYSPSRVKNPKLKDGSSFKDITWDEAEELLAGKIKEAGSNMAMISGDETGSVTDVLAGLVGKAGSDKSFFMPGESAPAAAALAMLGGDGQVGYDIENANYVLLLGADALGSWGNVARNGKAFSASREKGVKFVYVGPVQNGTSAVADSWVPCAAGTEPVLAMGLAAVIAGTNRDRSSWPGFASFAKFVQTSYPLDKVAEITGVSAATITGLAQELVRAGRPLVLTAAEAGQGLGAFELAAGMSLNMLLQRVNTVGGVRILPWAPKVVEAAADKKAMLANDLVAYLSTVADGGAEAPALLMVYGANPAYALPNLTKAQAAIDKAGFVVSFSSFMDETAAMADLIMPDSYAFERLDDAYSPYGSGQPNYTVVAPIIKPVFDTKPAGDVLLSVAAKADLDLGFESFEDVVKAKAEALGADFDEMVEGAAWISEEYPAQDLALWTTPLQEVAVSAKDGKTLALAPALRLKIGSAKIATPPFNTNAIRFDEMLGNDMYVLVNAATAKNLGLKKDDAVKLASSSGECKARVRIFEGVMNDTVVAPLGLGHTAWDAFSRGKGDNVYKLFAADTEAETGMSRFATVRVTVSKA is encoded by the coding sequence ATGGGACTCGACAGAAGAAGCTTTATTTCTTTGGTGGCTGGCGGTGTAGCGGGCAGCCTCTTCACTCCCGTAATATGGAAAACCCTGGATGACGTGTCCATATGGACTCAGAATTGGTCCTGGATTCCCCGGTTGCAGTACGGCGAGGAACTGACGGTTCCTGCGCTGTGCAAGCTGGGCTCGGACGCATACGGCGTCAAGGTCAAGACCGTGGCCGGAAGGCCCGTCGCGGCCGAAGGCAATCCGGATCATCCCTTGAGCCTGGGCGGCATCTGTCCCCTGGGCGCGGCCAGCGTGCATCTGCTTTACAGCCCTTCCCGGGTCAAGAACCCCAAGCTCAAGGATGGCTCCTCTTTCAAGGACATCACTTGGGATGAAGCGGAAGAACTGCTTGCCGGCAAGATCAAGGAAGCCGGATCGAACATGGCCATGATCAGCGGTGACGAGACCGGTTCCGTCACGGACGTTCTGGCCGGTCTGGTCGGCAAGGCCGGTTCGGACAAATCTTTTTTCATGCCCGGGGAGAGCGCCCCGGCGGCGGCTGCCCTGGCCATGCTCGGCGGAGACGGTCAGGTCGGCTATGACATCGAGAATGCGAACTACGTGCTCCTGCTCGGTGCCGATGCGCTGGGTTCCTGGGGCAATGTGGCCCGTAACGGCAAGGCGTTTTCCGCCAGTCGCGAGAAGGGCGTCAAGTTCGTCTATGTCGGCCCTGTCCAGAACGGCACCAGCGCAGTAGCCGACAGCTGGGTTCCTTGCGCGGCGGGCACCGAGCCGGTTTTGGCCATGGGGCTTGCGGCGGTTATCGCCGGCACGAATCGTGACCGTTCATCCTGGCCCGGTTTTGCCTCTTTCGCAAAATTTGTGCAGACATCCTATCCGCTGGACAAGGTGGCCGAAATCACCGGTGTTTCAGCGGCGACCATCACTGGCCTGGCCCAGGAATTGGTCCGGGCCGGAAGGCCGCTGGTTCTGACGGCCGCCGAGGCCGGACAGGGCCTTGGCGCGTTTGAGCTTGCCGCAGGGATGAGCCTGAACATGCTCTTGCAGCGCGTCAACACTGTCGGCGGTGTGCGGATACTGCCCTGGGCGCCCAAAGTGGTCGAAGCTGCTGCCGACAAGAAGGCGATGCTCGCCAATGACCTTGTCGCTTATTTGAGCACCGTGGCAGACGGCGGCGCCGAAGCCCCTGCGCTGCTCATGGTCTATGGCGCCAACCCTGCCTATGCCCTGCCGAATCTGACCAAGGCGCAGGCCGCCATCGACAAGGCCGGTTTCGTGGTTTCCTTCAGTTCGTTCATGGATGAAACGGCGGCCATGGCTGATCTGATCATGCCTGACAGCTACGCCTTTGAACGCCTTGATGACGCCTATTCCCCGTATGGTTCGGGTCAGCCGAACTATACCGTGGTCGCACCCATCATCAAGCCGGTATTCGACACCAAGCCCGCAGGCGACGTTCTCCTGTCCGTGGCGGCCAAGGCCGATCTGGATCTGGGCTTTGAGTCTTTTGAAGACGTGGTCAAGGCCAAGGCCGAAGCGCTTGGCGCAGACTTCGACGAGATGGTCGAGGGCGCTGCCTGGATTTCGGAAGAGTATCCGGCCCAGGATCTGGCGTTGTGGACGACTCCGTTGCAGGAGGTGGCCGTGTCGGCCAAGGACGGCAAGACCCTGGCCCTCGCCCCTGCGTTGCGGCTCAAGATCGGCAGCGCCAAGATAGCCACTCCTCCTTTCAACACCAATGCCATCCGCTTCGATGAAATGCTCGGCAACGACATGTACGTGCTCGTCAACGCTGCCACGGCGAAGAACCTTGGGCTTAAAAAGGACGATGCCGTCAAACTCGCCAGTTCCAGTGGGGAGTGCAAGGCCCGAGTGCGCATTTTTGAAGGCGTGATGAATGATACCGTCGTGGCCCCCCTGGGTCTTGGCCATACTGCCTGGGATGCTTTTTCCAGAGGCAAGGGAGATAACGTCTACAAGCTGTTTGCTGCCGACACCGAAGCGGAGACTGGGATGTCCCGGTTCGCAACGGTGCGGGTCACTGTCAGCAAGGCGTAG
- a CDS encoding molybdopterin oxidoreductase has product MSDRAYWPEGVERCSVGKFLAWLGVISIFLAWGGYGAFKVLGTGIGVTGLDNYFGFGLWITFDLAVIALGAGAFFSGFLRYIVRIDELKNVINLAVIVGFLCYSGAMLILVLDIGQPLRAWFGYWHPNVHSMLTEVIFCITCYCTVLIIEYVPIILENRKINQNRLCHHIAHNFHVYMPLFAGIGTFLSFFHQGSLGGMYGVLFGRPFVFREGFFIWPWTFFLFISSAIAAGPGFTMLCAAMMEGITGRKLVSYDTKKLLGKISGLLLCVYIFFKIIDTYAWAKGILPGMGLTFDEMFSSEHGYGKILLWLELFWFGVIPAALLVTPAVRNRPWLMYSAAIMAAIGVTINRFVFTVQALAIPVMPFDRWTTYMPNWAEWSTSLMIVAYGFLVMSISYRYLPIFPQEVKLNK; this is encoded by the coding sequence ATGTCTGATAGAGCATACTGGCCCGAAGGGGTGGAGCGTTGTTCTGTTGGGAAGTTCCTGGCCTGGTTGGGCGTGATCAGCATCTTCCTCGCTTGGGGCGGATACGGTGCGTTCAAGGTCCTGGGAACCGGTATCGGCGTGACGGGCCTGGACAACTATTTCGGGTTCGGCCTGTGGATCACCTTTGACTTGGCGGTCATCGCCTTGGGCGCCGGAGCCTTTTTCTCCGGATTTCTGCGCTACATAGTCCGTATCGACGAACTCAAGAACGTCATCAATCTGGCGGTCATCGTTGGCTTCCTTTGCTACTCCGGTGCGATGCTGATCCTTGTGCTCGACATCGGCCAGCCGCTCAGGGCCTGGTTTGGCTACTGGCATCCGAACGTTCACTCCATGCTGACGGAAGTCATCTTCTGCATCACCTGCTACTGCACGGTGCTGATCATCGAATATGTGCCGATCATCCTGGAAAACCGGAAGATCAACCAGAATCGGCTCTGCCACCACATTGCCCACAACTTCCACGTGTACATGCCGCTTTTCGCCGGCATCGGCACCTTCCTGTCCTTCTTCCACCAGGGTTCACTGGGCGGCATGTACGGCGTCCTTTTCGGCCGTCCGTTCGTGTTCCGCGAAGGTTTCTTCATCTGGCCCTGGACGTTCTTCCTGTTCATCTCTTCGGCCATTGCCGCCGGACCCGGCTTCACCATGCTGTGTGCCGCAATGATGGAAGGCATCACCGGCCGCAAGCTGGTCAGCTATGACACCAAGAAGCTTCTCGGAAAGATCTCCGGCCTGCTGCTGTGTGTCTACATCTTCTTCAAGATCATCGACACCTACGCCTGGGCCAAGGGTATCCTGCCCGGCATGGGGCTGACCTTCGACGAGATGTTCAGCAGCGAGCACGGGTACGGCAAGATTTTGCTGTGGCTCGAACTCTTCTGGTTCGGCGTGATTCCTGCCGCGCTGCTGGTCACTCCCGCCGTGCGCAATCGCCCGTGGCTCATGTACAGCGCTGCCATCATGGCCGCCATCGGCGTCACCATCAACCGCTTCGTCTTCACGGTGCAGGCTCTGGCCATTCCGGTCATGCCGTTCGACCGCTGGACCACATACATGCCCAACTGGGCGGAGTGGTCCACCTCGCTCATGATTGTCGCCTACGGATTTTTGGTCATGAGCATATCCTACCGCTATCTGCCGATCTTCCCTCAGGAAGTGAAGCTCAACAAGTAG
- the rfbC gene encoding dTDP-4-dehydrorhamnose 3,5-epimerase encodes MDVTRTKIPGVLLFEPRVFGDHRGFFCETYSRRLFAAHGLDVDFVQDNEAFSAQAGVLRGLHFQAPPMTQAKLVRVGRGAVFDVVVDMRKGSPTFGQWQGFTLSAANFLQLFIPAGFAHGYMTLEPDTQFLYKVDQFYSPEHDGGISCLDPNLGIEWPALPPIMSDKDLRLPCFADFDSPFSM; translated from the coding sequence ATGGATGTGACCCGGACAAAAATTCCCGGAGTGCTGCTTTTTGAGCCCAGGGTTTTTGGCGATCACCGCGGATTTTTTTGCGAGACCTACAGCCGGCGCCTGTTTGCCGCGCATGGTCTGGATGTCGATTTCGTGCAGGACAACGAGGCTTTTTCAGCTCAGGCCGGGGTGCTGCGCGGACTGCACTTTCAGGCTCCGCCCATGACCCAGGCAAAGCTGGTGCGGGTGGGGCGGGGTGCTGTCTTCGATGTGGTGGTCGACATGCGCAAGGGGTCGCCGACCTTTGGCCAATGGCAGGGCTTCACTCTCAGCGCCGCCAATTTCCTGCAGTTGTTCATTCCGGCCGGATTCGCCCATGGGTACATGACCCTGGAGCCCGATACGCAATTTCTCTACAAGGTCGACCAGTTTTACTCGCCTGAGCATGATGGCGGCATATCATGCCTCGACCCGAACCTGGGCATTGAATGGCCCGCTCTACCGCCGATCATGTCGGACAAGGATCTGCGATTGCCTTGTTTTGCGGATTTCGATTCTCCCTTCTCCATGTAG
- a CDS encoding transcriptional regulator — MSESTTQIPSTRTADLNNPTLSNIVINHNDVPMTTSLKVAEVFGKRHDHVLRDIENLIERGVPNFGETSYTHSQNGQSYRMYLMDRKGFTLLAMGFTGDAALQWKSKYIDQFDKMEQHIRGNMPKFAVPQTMIEAMELALTTMKENEKLHAQNAIMAPKADVYDAIVADKMMKVHQFARSLNGTNSRQTKWDLWRAGYLYRQRSGYRVYSKYRDKYFMEKIDPSTGKTDIYVTDAGKREIAKLYNRGILTMKGA, encoded by the coding sequence ATGTCCGAATCCACTACCCAGATCCCCTCCACCCGTACTGCCGATTTAAACAACCCCACCCTGTCCAACATCGTCATCAACCACAACGATGTCCCCATGACCACCTCCCTCAAGGTGGCCGAGGTTTTCGGGAAACGTCATGATCATGTCCTGCGTGACATCGAAAATCTGATCGAGAGGGGTGTCCCCAATTTTGGGGAGACCTCCTACACCCACTCGCAGAACGGCCAGAGCTACCGAATGTACCTGATGGATCGCAAGGGCTTCACCCTGTTGGCCATGGGTTTCACCGGAGACGCGGCCCTCCAGTGGAAGAGCAAGTACATCGATCAGTTCGATAAGATGGAACAGCATATTCGAGGCAACATGCCCAAGTTCGCTGTGCCGCAGACGATGATCGAGGCGATGGAGCTGGCTCTGACCACCATGAAGGAGAACGAGAAGCTTCATGCGCAGAACGCCATCATGGCCCCGAAGGCTGACGTCTATGACGCTATAGTAGCCGACAAGATGATGAAGGTTCACCAGTTCGCTCGGAGCCTCAACGGCACGAATTCCAGACAGACCAAATGGGATCTCTGGAGGGCTGGCTACCTCTACAGGCAGCGCAGCGGTTATCGTGTGTACTCAAAGTATCGTGACAAGTACTTCATGGAGAAGATCGACCCCTCAACCGGGAAAACTGACATCTACGTCACCGATGCAGGCAAGCGTGAAATCGCCAAACTGTACAACCGTGGGATACTGACCATGAAGGGAGCGTAA